A portion of the Carya illinoinensis cultivar Pawnee chromosome 11, C.illinoinensisPawnee_v1, whole genome shotgun sequence genome contains these proteins:
- the LOC122282155 gene encoding uncharacterized protein LOC122282155, whose product MILISWNCRGLGNPRTVQDLCYMAKEKKPKIMFLIETLLVTSKLEGVKKRVGLENCFGVDPVGRSGGLAMLWSGDLVVEIQNYSRWHISAWVENEVTKQRWLFTGFYGHPETAKRNMSWELLCPLKPPVLIPWCVAGDFNELVSQSEKFGGRQRGEAQMCRFREALEANDLCDLGYKGDKFTWSNGHIDDTFTKEMLDRCVANSSWREIFNDVWVETLPARNSDHKPLVVGLSTIQLRRQRYSKPFRFEAGWTKDKECEEVVLREWENTRRNGGLLGKIKESLRNCGRRKRNRICQVRDLQGRVMKEQGEIARAFKLHFEEILSSRVPSVEELEVCLQKVEKKVTPEMNDTLLKDFNKAEVEKAIFHMGPFKSPGPDGFGACFFQQYWHIVGEEVYQAVLNFLKGGGDLEQMNYTFIALVPKVKDPELVSEYRPISLCNVMYKIVAKVLANRLKVALTDVISQ is encoded by the exons ATGATTCTcataagttggaactgtcgagggcttgggaaccctcgaacaGTTCAGGACCTTTGCTATATGGCAAAGGAAAAGAAGCCCAAAATTATGTTTCTTATTGAAACATTACTTGTTACTAGTAAGCTTGAGGGGGTTAAGAAGAGGGTGGGTCTTGAAAACTGTTTTGGTGTGGATCCTGTGGGTAGAAGTGGAGGGCTTGCAATGTTATGGAGTGGAGATTTAGTGGTAGAAATTCAGAACTACTCGAGGTGGCATATAAGTGCTTGGGTAGAGAATGAAGTTACCAAACAAAGATGGCTCTTTACAGGGTTTTATGGCCATCCCGAGACTGCAAAAAGAAACATGTCATGGGAGTTGTTATGTCCTTTAAAACCACCAGTTCTAATCCCATGGTGTGTAgctggtgattttaatgaactaGTGAGCCAATCAGAAAAGTTTGGAGGAAGACAAAGGGGGGAAGCTCAGATGTGCAGGTTTAGAGAGGCTTTGGAAGCAAATGATCTGTGTGATCTGGGGTATAAGGGAGATAAATTCACATGGAGTAATGGGCATATAGATGATACTTTTACAAAAGAAATGCTTGATAGATGTGTAGCGAACAGTAGTTGGAGGGAGATTTTTAATGATGTGTGGGTGGAAACTTTACCAGCAAGAAACTCAGACCACAAGCCTCTAGTGGTGGGGTTATCAACTATCCAGTTGAGAAGGCAAAGGTACAGTAAACCTTTCAGATTCGAAGCTGGTTGGACAAAAGATAAAGAGTGTGAGGAAGTGGTGTTGAGGGAGTGGGAAAACACTAGGAGAAATGGTGGGTTGTTGGGGAAAATAAAAGAGTCTTTGAGGAACTGTGGA AGGAGAAAGAGGAATAGAATTTGTCAAGTGAGGGACTTACAAGGCAGAGTTATGAAGGAACAAGGGGAGATTGCAAGAGCTTTCAAGCTGCATTTTGAAGAGATTCTTTCCTCAAGAGTACCTTCTGTGGAAGAGCTGGAAGTTTGTTTGCAGAAAGTGGAGAAAAAAGTAACCCCAGAAATGAATGATACACTGCTGAAAGATTTTAATAAGGCTGAAGTGGAGAAAgcaatttttcatatgggtccTTTCAAATCACCAGGCCCCGATGGTTTTGGGGCCTGTTTTTTTCAACAGTATTGGCATATAGTGGGGGAGGAAGTGTACCAGGCAGTTCTGAATTTTCTAAAAGGAGGAGGGGATTTGGAGCAGATGAACTATACTTTTATTGCCCTAGTCCCTAAAGTTAAAGACCCTGAGCTGGTTAGTGAATACAGACCTATAAGTCTGTGTAATGTCATGTATAAGATAGTGGCAAAAGTTCTAGCAAACAGACTAAAGGTGGCGCTAACAGATGTTATTTCACAGTAG